In Trichoderma asperellum chromosome 1, complete sequence, a single window of DNA contains:
- the NMD3 gene encoding ribosome-binding protein (BUSCO:EOG092D20Y4), with protein sequence MSMDLDDAISIAPAAQTHTSATILCHNCGTPIDGTTATGATCYDCIKLTNDITNGIQREATIQQCRDCERWMLPPASWIVAMPESRELLALCLKKLRGLNKVRIVDASFIWTEPHSRRVKVKLTIQDSVQQGVLLQQSFEVVYVVAHQQCPDCQKSFTPNHWRACVQVRQKVLHKRTFHFLEQLILKHGAHKETLNIKEAKDGIDFFFSVRNQAEKFVDFLNSVVPVKVKAAQELISMDTHTSKKSYKFTFSAEIVPVCRDDLVALPIKMAKQSGNISPLVLCHKIGTAVYLMDPQTLQTAEVSASLYWRAPFTALADAMELVEFIIMDIEPTPTRNGRWLLAEATVARASDLGVNDRTYFTRTHLGGLLQPGDSAMGYLLNGTNFNNPEYDAIEESNTYSSIIPDVVLVKKHYPNRRRNRRRNWKLKRMAKDEGELLPKKADQERMDKEYEMFLRDVEEDEELRAALAVYKNPRKVTDEEMSIAETDMDGDDGVPTVNMDELLDDFDELTMED encoded by the exons ATGTCCATGGACCTTGATGATGCCATCTCTATCGCGCCTGCTGCGCAGACGCATACGAGTGCAAC aATCCTCTGTCACAACTGCGGTACTCCGATCGATGGAACGACGGCGACAGGCGCAACCTGCTACGACTGTATCAAGCTAACCAACGACATCACCAATGGAATCCAGCGAGAAGCTACCATCCAGCAGTGCAGAGACTGCGAGAGATGGATGTTGCCACCGGCCAGTTGGATCGTCGCCATGCCCGAATCTCGCGAGCTTTTAGCTCTCTGCCTCAAGAAGCTAAGAGGCCTGAACAAAGTGCGAATCGTCGATGCAAGCTTCATCTGGACTGAGCCTCACTCTCGAAGAGTCAAAGTCAAGCTGACAATCCAAGACTCTGTCCAACAAGGAGTGTtgctgcagcagagcttTGAAGTTGTATATGTCGTGGCACATCAGCAGTGTCCCGACTGTCAAAAGAGTTTCACCCCAAACCACTGGAGGGCCTGCGTACAAGTCCGACAGAAAGTCTTGCACAAGAGAACATTCCACTTCTTGGAACAGCTGATCCTGAAACATGGTGCGCACAAAGAAACCCTCAACATCAAGGAAGCCAAAGACGGTAtcgattttttcttttccgttCGAAATCAGGCGGAGAAGTTTGTCGACTTCCTCAACTCAGTCGTTCCCGTCAAGGTCAAGGCCGCCCAAGAGTTGATCTCCATGGATACCCACACTTCTAAAAAATCATACAAATTCACTTTCTCTGCCGAAATTGTCCCCGTATGTAGAGATGACCTGGTTGCGCTGCCTATAAAGATGGCAAAACAGAGCGGCAACATCTCACCTCTCGTCCTCTGCCACAAGATTGGCACAGCAGTCTATCTCATGGATCCACAAACCCTTCAGACCGCAGAAGTGAGCGCATCTCTCTACTGGCGTGCTCCTTTCACAGCTCTCGCCGACGCTATGGAGTTGGTTGAGTTCATCATCATGGATATTGAGCCGACCCCCACTCGGAATGGCAGGTGGTTGCTCGCTGAGGCAACGGTCGCTCGTGCGTCCGATCTGGGCGTTAACGACAGGACGTACTTCACGCGAACACATCTGGGAGGCTTGCTGCAGCCAGGCGACTCAGCGATGGGTTACCTGCTGAATGGCACTAACTTCAACAACCCCGAGTACGATGCGATCGAGGAGTCCAACACATATTCATCAATAATCCCAGACGTTGTGCTAGTGAAGAAACACTACCCCAACCGCAGGAGGAATCGTCGCCGCAACTGGAAGCTCAAGCGTATGGCTAAGGACGAGGGCGAACTTCTACCAAAGAAGGCAGACCAAGAGCGTATGGATAAGGAGTACGAAATGTTCTTGCGAGAcgttgaggaagatgaggagcttCGTGCTGCTTTGGCGGTATACAAGAACCCCAGAAAGGTAACTGATGAGGAGATGAGTATAGCAGAAACGGATATGGACGGTGATGACGGCGTGCCTACGGTGAACATGGACGAGCTGTTAGATGATTTTGATGAGCTCACCATGGAGGATTAG